From Crassaminicella indica, one genomic window encodes:
- a CDS encoding helix-turn-helix domain-containing protein, with protein MTYKKWTEDETNYLICNYAKKSINKIADDLNRSKDSIFKKAKRLGLTKQIKHWKECEVDYLIDRWGKSPAYDIANELNRSIHSVKKKAIELKLGPERIANGEFLTTGDIAYLLNKNPSLIYRWIRDGFIKGRRFGKKKTFQIKPQHLINFLKDYPDKWSAYKARVDLIKPYFCYTNRANIPEWFECKVQEDIHSQII; from the coding sequence ATGACATATAAAAAATGGACAGAAGATGAGACGAACTATTTAATTTGTAACTATGCTAAAAAAAGTATTAATAAAATAGCTGATGATTTAAACAGAAGCAAGGATTCTATTTTTAAAAAGGCAAAAAGATTAGGATTAACAAAACAAATAAAGCATTGGAAGGAGTGTGAAGTAGACTATTTGATTGATCGTTGGGGAAAGAGTCCTGCTTATGATATAGCAAATGAATTGAATAGAAGTATTCATTCAGTTAAGAAAAAAGCTATTGAACTAAAGCTTGGACCAGAAAGGATTGCTAATGGTGAATTTTTAACTACTGGAGATATAGCGTATTTATTAAATAAAAATCCTAGCTTAATTTATAGATGGATTAGAGATGGATTTATTAAAGGAAGACGTTTTGGCAAAAAGAAAACATTTCAAATAAAGCCACAGCATTTGATAAATTTTTTAAAGGATTATCCTGATAAATGGTCTGCTTATAAAGCAAGAGTAGATTTGATAAAACCGTATTTTTGTTATACCAATCGTGCAAATATACCAGAGTGGTTTGAGTGTAAAGTACAAGAAGATATACATTCACAAATAATTTAA
- a CDS encoding AAA family ATPase, with protein MDRIRVKLLDTPTVYKNEERIVFPFKKAEGLFYYLLVYGQATRDTLVNILWGEVEEKTAKKNLRQAMYKIRKSFDLDIVISPKKSIVMINPEIKIDTDLYDFLSDKEENIHAYTGEFLKGFHVKDAEGFEAWMIQYAEYLKDLYIEKLNERIKKAFSKNDMHSIIFYAKKWIQIDEFNEKAYQILMKAYSDTGAFHKAIDLYNRLCNILSKELQIEPNPNTKKVFDEIFMMRNTKKVNKNRISDFFYGRTYELGILKKSYQKFKNNQKTKVFFIMGEAGVGKTKLKDKFLEDISEEEILLQAHCYQAEQGYLLKPWNDIFICLVDIIKKEKIDIPILWRNLIRHVFPGFVIENEEININPVEKIDWLQHSAIEEAMVSVLKKIAVKRRMVLVFEDIQWMDEMSLAVIHSILLHQKSNHIFIICTCRNGYSEKLNKFMISTVKHKKIEKIDLTPFSKYEVEEFIQMSLPEIAWDEKLYERIYKETEGNAFFLTELLNGIKEKGIITGMTAKTKDILKSRFLDVSKEGRKLLNIASLFFDKVSLDMLKILTSKNILEIMEVIEELQRRGILKEVSSSDEISFAFTHQKFREYIYMQQSSAKRRVLHNEIGLILERKLHHDKRDRFLYAKLIYHFENGNNAILALKYRMKNLDVYFNFGHELFPVLKDGNIEEEYPSYLSQEEAMKQLKDIEKQLLKVREKVFYSEEIKMLQIIFLHMRGRFFIREGEYDKGIQDIENMIDLSLEINDFDYALKGYRQMIYYGIQIYNVEWMRKYIELGLDLAKKCNYQKDLGILLRLQGLQKIMDGDYKNAEKILKESIRIFEEVNEYEDKYTLNVAAGYNYIGEIRRRNMKFMSALKYYKRAIKICMDKKVIRGLTIFYTNAGQAAFDMGDDDLAKDYLEKAIILYNDLNALWGRSTAEGYMAVLLIKKGSYKNALQCFKRAKKYAEKLKSPYELGILYRVKAEIKVRMKENKELREIFKENLSLDIKDYCDKGIEYLKRLKGAYEIEILEVLGKNN; from the coding sequence ATGGATCGAATACGTGTAAAATTATTGGATACACCAACGGTTTATAAAAATGAAGAACGGATCGTATTTCCATTTAAAAAGGCAGAAGGCTTGTTTTATTATTTATTAGTTTATGGACAAGCTACTCGAGATACATTGGTAAATATTTTATGGGGAGAAGTAGAAGAAAAAACAGCAAAGAAAAATCTACGACAGGCTATGTATAAAATCAGAAAAAGCTTTGATTTAGATATTGTTATTTCTCCTAAAAAATCTATCGTAATGATTAATCCAGAAATAAAGATTGATACAGATCTATATGATTTTTTAAGTGATAAAGAAGAGAATATTCATGCATATACAGGAGAATTTTTAAAGGGATTTCATGTGAAGGATGCAGAAGGCTTTGAAGCTTGGATGATACAGTATGCAGAGTATCTAAAGGATTTATATATAGAAAAGCTTAACGAAAGAATAAAAAAAGCTTTTTCAAAAAATGATATGCATTCTATTATCTTTTATGCAAAAAAATGGATTCAAATAGACGAATTCAATGAAAAAGCTTATCAGATTTTAATGAAGGCTTATTCTGATACTGGAGCTTTTCACAAAGCAATAGATTTATACAATCGTTTATGTAATATACTAAGTAAAGAACTCCAAATAGAGCCAAATCCTAATACTAAGAAGGTTTTTGATGAAATATTTATGATGCGAAATACAAAGAAAGTAAACAAAAATAGGATATCAGATTTTTTTTATGGAAGAACTTATGAACTAGGAATTTTAAAAAAGAGCTACCAAAAATTTAAAAATAATCAGAAAACAAAAGTTTTTTTCATTATGGGAGAAGCAGGAGTTGGAAAGACAAAATTAAAAGATAAATTCTTAGAAGATATTAGTGAAGAAGAAATTTTATTGCAGGCTCATTGTTATCAAGCAGAGCAGGGGTATTTACTAAAACCGTGGAATGATATTTTTATCTGTCTAGTAGATATTATTAAAAAAGAGAAAATAGATATTCCTATTTTATGGAGAAATCTGATTCGTCATGTATTTCCAGGCTTTGTTATAGAAAATGAAGAAATCAATATTAATCCAGTAGAAAAAATTGATTGGTTACAGCATAGTGCTATTGAAGAAGCTATGGTGTCAGTATTAAAAAAAATAGCAGTAAAAAGAAGAATGGTTTTAGTTTTTGAAGATATTCAATGGATGGATGAAATGAGTTTAGCTGTTATCCATAGTATATTATTACATCAAAAGAGCAATCATATTTTTATTATTTGTACTTGTAGAAATGGATATTCGGAAAAATTGAATAAGTTTATGATTTCTACTGTCAAACATAAAAAGATTGAAAAAATTGATCTTACTCCTTTTTCAAAATATGAGGTAGAGGAATTTATTCAGATGAGTTTGCCAGAAATTGCTTGGGATGAAAAGCTATATGAAAGAATCTATAAGGAAACTGAAGGCAACGCATTTTTTTTGACAGAGCTGCTTAATGGTATAAAGGAAAAGGGAATTATAACAGGAATGACTGCTAAAACCAAAGATATATTAAAAAGTAGATTTTTGGATGTTTCAAAGGAAGGAAGAAAGCTTCTAAATATTGCTTCACTATTTTTTGATAAAGTGAGTCTTGATATGTTAAAAATTTTAACTTCAAAAAATATACTAGAGATTATGGAGGTTATTGAGGAGCTTCAAAGGAGAGGAATTTTAAAAGAGGTTAGTAGCAGTGATGAAATAAGCTTTGCTTTTACTCATCAAAAGTTTAGGGAATATATTTATATGCAACAATCTAGTGCAAAACGTAGAGTACTACATAATGAGATTGGATTAATTCTTGAAAGAAAACTACATCATGATAAAAGAGATAGATTTCTTTATGCAAAATTGATTTATCACTTTGAAAATGGAAACAATGCGATTTTAGCTTTAAAATACCGTATGAAAAATTTAGATGTATATTTTAATTTTGGGCATGAATTATTTCCTGTATTAAAAGATGGAAACATTGAAGAGGAATATCCGAGTTATTTGAGTCAAGAAGAGGCTATGAAGCAATTAAAAGATATAGAAAAACAGCTTTTGAAAGTAAGAGAAAAAGTATTTTATTCAGAAGAAATAAAAATGCTACAAATAATTTTTTTGCATATGAGAGGAAGATTTTTTATACGAGAAGGAGAATATGATAAAGGTATACAAGATATAGAAAATATGATTGATTTATCACTCGAAATTAATGACTTTGATTATGCCCTAAAGGGGTATAGGCAAATGATTTACTATGGTATTCAAATATATAATGTAGAGTGGATGAGAAAATATATTGAATTAGGTTTGGATTTGGCAAAAAAATGCAATTATCAAAAAGATCTGGGGATTTTGTTAAGACTACAAGGATTGCAAAAAATAATGGATGGAGACTATAAAAATGCTGAAAAAATTTTAAAAGAATCTATTCGTATTTTTGAAGAAGTAAATGAATATGAAGATAAATATACATTAAATGTGGCAGCTGGATACAATTATATTGGAGAAATAAGAAGACGGAATATGAAATTTATGAGTGCTCTTAAATATTATAAACGTGCTATAAAAATATGCATGGATAAAAAAGTTATTCGAGGGCTTACGATTTTTTATACAAATGCAGGTCAAGCAGCCTTTGATATGGGAGATGATGATTTAGCTAAAGATTATTTAGAAAAGGCAATTATTCTATATAATGACCTAAATGCACTTTGGGGAAGGTCAACAGCCGAAGGGTATATGGCAGTGCTTCTGATCAAAAAAGGAAGCTATAAAAATGCATTACAATGCTTTAAAAGAGCAAAAAAATATGCTGAAAAGTTGAAAAGTCCTTATGAGTTAGGAATATTATATCGTGTAAAAGCAGAAATAAAAGTGCGTATGAAGGAAAATAAGGAGCTTAGAGAGATATTTAAAGAAAATTTAAGCTTAGATATAAAAGATTATTGTGACAAAGGAATAGAATATTTAAAACGATTAAAAGGTGCTTATGAGATAGAAATATTAGAAGTGTTGGGGAAAAATAATTGA
- a CDS encoding YjiH family protein: MNTGEINEKKGFDSSSILKFILFSGIGIFMFFIPIRIGEKSTIPLDHIVSGIKTGIPALAAIYALVIILVGTIWPFIKKTWNKNAVDMVFSLLKILGLVVTCMVYFHIGPAWLFEKDMGPFLFSKLVIPVGLIVPIGAIFLAFLVGYGLLEFIGVLMKPVMKPIFKTPGRSAIDAVASFVGSYSIGLLITNKVYKEGKYTIKEAAIIATGFSTVSATFMIIVAKTLGLMDMWNIYFWTTLIVTFLVTAITVRIRPLSKKSETYCTGEGIPEPEYKGNLFKHAWEEGIKAAEKSLGVGENIATNLKDGLIMAMGILPSIMSVGLIGLVLAKYTPVFDVIGYIFYPFTSILHIPEAMLAAKAAAVGIAEMFLPALLVVDAPLVTKFIIGVVCVSSVLFFSASIPCILSTDIPISLLDILLIWLERTLITLIIVSLLAFALL; this comes from the coding sequence GTGAATACGGGAGAAATAAATGAAAAGAAAGGATTTGATAGCAGTAGTATTTTAAAATTTATTCTTTTTAGTGGAATTGGTATTTTTATGTTTTTTATTCCTATTCGAATAGGAGAAAAATCTACTATTCCTCTAGATCATATTGTGTCAGGTATTAAGACTGGAATACCAGCATTGGCTGCTATTTATGCACTTGTTATTATACTTGTTGGAACTATATGGCCATTTATCAAAAAAACGTGGAATAAAAATGCTGTAGATATGGTATTCTCATTGCTAAAAATATTAGGGCTTGTTGTAACATGTATGGTTTATTTTCATATTGGACCTGCATGGCTATTTGAAAAGGATATGGGACCATTTTTATTTTCTAAGCTCGTAATTCCTGTAGGACTCATTGTACCTATTGGAGCAATATTTTTAGCATTTTTAGTAGGTTATGGACTATTAGAGTTTATAGGGGTTTTGATGAAGCCTGTTATGAAACCTATTTTTAAAACACCTGGCAGGTCTGCAATTGATGCAGTAGCATCCTTTGTAGGAAGCTATTCTATAGGTCTTTTGATTACCAATAAAGTATACAAAGAAGGGAAGTACACAATAAAAGAAGCAGCTATTATTGCTACAGGCTTTTCTACAGTATCTGCAACCTTTATGATTATTGTAGCAAAGACGTTAGGACTTATGGATATGTGGAATATATACTTTTGGACAACTTTGATAGTTACTTTTTTAGTGACAGCTATAACAGTAAGAATTAGACCTTTGAGTAAAAAGAGTGAAACCTATTGTACAGGAGAAGGAATTCCAGAACCTGAATATAAAGGAAATCTTTTTAAACATGCATGGGAAGAAGGTATTAAGGCTGCAGAAAAGTCATTAGGAGTTGGAGAAAATATAGCAACCAATTTAAAAGATGGATTAATTATGGCTATGGGGATATTGCCTTCTATTATGTCTGTAGGGCTTATAGGATTAGTTTTAGCAAAATATACTCCTGTATTTGATGTAATAGGATATATATTTTATCCATTTACAAGTATTCTTCATATTCCTGAAGCTATGCTTGCAGCGAAAGCTGCTGCTGTTGGGATTGCAGAGATGTTTTTGCCAGCACTATTGGTTGTAGATGCACCACTTGTTACTAAATTTATCATTGGAGTTGTTTGTGTATCTTCTGTATTATTTTTCTCAGCTTCCATACCATGTATATTATCTACAGATATTCCAATTAGTCTTTTAGATATATTATTGATTTGGCTTGAAAGAACCTTGATCACTTTAATCATTGTGAGTTTGTTAGCTTTTGCATTATTATAA
- a CDS encoding winged helix-turn-helix transcriptional regulator: MPKDRINKVSCSNYRCEIEITLELISGKWKALILWNLGNHKTIRFNEFRKIIPEITQKMLTQQLRNLEENGLINRKIHNQIPPMVEYSLSEEGKKLMPILEQMDKWGKNYVNNFKKYK, from the coding sequence ATGCCTAAAGATAGAATTAATAAAGTAAGTTGTAGTAATTATAGATGTGAAATAGAAATCACTTTAGAATTAATAAGCGGAAAATGGAAAGCCCTTATATTATGGAATTTAGGTAATCATAAAACTATAAGATTTAATGAATTTAGAAAAATAATTCCTGAAATTACACAAAAAATGTTAACACAGCAGCTACGAAACTTAGAAGAAAATGGATTAATCAATAGAAAAATCCATAACCAAATCCCTCCAATGGTAGAATATTCTTTATCAGAAGAAGGTAAAAAATTAATGCCTATATTAGAACAAATGGATAAATGGGGAAAAAATTATGTTAATAATTTCAAAAAATACAAGTAA
- a CDS encoding NAD(P)-dependent oxidoreductase translates to MAQHIIEEAKRCLQCKNARCKKGCPVNTPVNEAISMLLSGKLLEAGEKLFLNNPLSIVCSLVCPHEKFCEGSCVLGNKGNPIHWSSIEYYISDYYLNRMLIKPNIDPNKKVAIIGSGPAGITIAFILASRGYDITIFELHDKIGGVLRYGIPEFRLPKNILDRLKDQLINMGVKIRPNILVGPVITIDDLFRDGYKAIFIGTGVWNPKPIRIKGESLGNVHYAIDYLKNPDVYLLGKKVCVIGAGNVAMDVARTAIRKGINEVYIMYRRGEEDMPASSYEVEYAKLDGVKFEFYKTPIEITDKGIKYLKTKKVKENGEEKLITLEDSEGLFEANSIIIAASQGPKANIVSHTKGIEINKFGLVRTDECGRTTREGVFASGDVVTGAKTVVEAVRFSKKVADAIDKYISKGQ, encoded by the coding sequence ATGGCTCAACATATCATAGAAGAAGCTAAAAGGTGCCTTCAATGTAAAAATGCTAGATGCAAAAAAGGATGCCCAGTTAATACTCCTGTAAATGAAGCTATAAGTATGCTTTTAAGTGGAAAGCTTTTAGAAGCAGGAGAAAAATTGTTTTTAAATAATCCTCTTTCAATTGTTTGTTCCTTAGTGTGTCCCCATGAAAAATTTTGTGAGGGAAGTTGTGTGCTTGGAAATAAAGGTAATCCTATTCATTGGAGTTCCATTGAATATTATATATCAGATTATTATTTAAATCGAATGCTTATTAAGCCAAATATTGACCCAAATAAAAAAGTAGCAATAATAGGATCAGGGCCTGCAGGAATTACGATTGCATTTATTTTAGCATCTAGAGGTTATGATATTACTATATTTGAACTTCATGATAAAATAGGTGGAGTGTTAAGGTACGGAATACCAGAATTTAGATTACCTAAGAACATATTAGATAGACTTAAAGATCAATTAATTAATATGGGTGTTAAAATAAGACCTAACATTTTAGTAGGTCCTGTTATCACAATTGATGATCTTTTTAGAGATGGATACAAGGCTATTTTTATAGGTACAGGAGTGTGGAATCCAAAACCTATAAGAATTAAAGGTGAAAGTTTAGGAAATGTACATTATGCTATAGATTATTTGAAAAATCCTGATGTATACCTATTAGGTAAAAAAGTATGTGTAATTGGTGCAGGTAATGTAGCTATGGATGTGGCAAGAACAGCTATAAGAAAAGGTATTAATGAAGTTTATATAATGTATCGAAGAGGCGAAGAGGATATGCCCGCTAGTAGCTATGAAGTAGAATATGCTAAATTAGATGGAGTTAAGTTTGAATTTTATAAAACACCTATAGAAATAACTGATAAAGGTATTAAATATTTAAAAACTAAGAAAGTTAAAGAGAATGGGGAAGAAAAATTAATTACATTAGAAGATTCGGAAGGATTATTCGAAGCAAACTCCATTATTATTGCAGCTAGTCAAGGACCAAAGGCAAATATAGTTTCACATACTAAAGGAATAGAAATAAATAAATTTGGTTTAGTAAGAACAGATGAGTGTGGAAGAACTACTAGAGAAGGTGTTTTTGCATCTGGGGATGTAGTGACTGGAGCCAAAACTGTAGTTGAAGCAGTAAGATTTTCTAAAAAAGTAGCAGATGCTATAGATAAATATATATCTAAAGGACAGTGA
- a CDS encoding iron-containing alcohol dehydrogenase: MARFTIPRDVYFGKGAIEELKNLNGKRAVIVIGGGSIKRSGALDKIKGYLKEAGMETKLIEGVESDPSVDTVMNGVKVMNEFKPDWIVGVGGGSPIDAAKAMWIFYEYPEFTFEEAAKPFNLPQLRTKAKFAAITTTSGTGTEVTSFSVITDNKTGVKYPIADYNITPDIAIVDTDLAQTMTPKLVAHTGMDALTHAFEAYVSKARNEFTDALAIKSIEMMKENLVESYNGNKEARSKMHIAQCLAGMSFSNAILGIVHSMAHKTGKIFNIPHGCANAIYLPYAIQFNKKTAAKAYADIARRLGLAGNSEEKLINSLVEMVRDFNKKMNIPLTLKEFGVNEQDFKDKLEDIAKNSVADPCTATNPREISVEEMRKLFICAYYGEKVEF, translated from the coding sequence ATGGCAAGATTTACAATTCCAAGAGATGTTTATTTTGGAAAAGGTGCAATAGAAGAATTAAAAAATTTGAATGGCAAAAGAGCTGTTATAGTTATTGGTGGAGGTTCAATAAAAAGAAGTGGAGCATTAGATAAAATAAAGGGATATTTAAAAGAAGCTGGAATGGAAACTAAACTTATAGAAGGAGTAGAATCAGACCCATCAGTTGATACAGTAATGAATGGTGTAAAAGTAATGAATGAATTTAAACCAGATTGGATAGTAGGAGTAGGTGGAGGATCACCTATAGATGCAGCAAAGGCTATGTGGATATTTTATGAATATCCAGAATTTACATTTGAAGAAGCTGCAAAACCATTTAACTTACCACAATTAAGAACAAAAGCAAAATTTGCAGCAATAACAACAACTAGTGGAACTGGTACAGAAGTTACATCTTTTTCAGTTATAACAGATAATAAAACAGGAGTAAAATATCCAATAGCTGATTACAATATAACACCAGACATAGCGATAGTAGATACTGATTTAGCACAAACAATGACACCAAAACTTGTTGCACATACAGGAATGGATGCGTTAACTCATGCTTTTGAAGCATATGTTTCAAAAGCAAGAAATGAATTTACAGATGCATTAGCAATTAAATCTATTGAAATGATGAAAGAGAATTTAGTAGAATCTTATAATGGAAATAAAGAAGCTAGAAGCAAAATGCACATAGCACAATGTCTTGCAGGAATGTCATTCTCAAATGCAATACTAGGAATAGTGCATAGTATGGCTCATAAAACAGGAAAAATATTTAATATTCCTCATGGATGTGCAAATGCGATATATTTACCATATGCAATTCAATTTAATAAAAAAACTGCTGCTAAAGCTTATGCTGATATAGCAAGAAGATTAGGGTTAGCAGGAAACAGCGAAGAGAAACTAATAAATTCACTAGTAGAAATGGTAAGAGATTTTAATAAGAAAATGAATATCCCACTTACATTAAAAGAGTTTGGAGTAAATGAGCAAGATTTTAAAGATAAACTTGAAGATATTGCTAAAAATTCAGTAGCAGATCCATGTACAGCTACAAATCCAAGAGAAATATCAGTAGAAGAAATGAGAAAGTTATTTATATGTGCTTATTATGGTGAAAAAGTAGAGTTTTAA
- a CDS encoding methyl-accepting chemotaxis protein, whose protein sequence is MFKRFRSIKAQFLAISIMIILVLLIAIGGIVKYQVSTKARKDYFANSNERMETVARTIKIFYDQIDNDINMFAKHPLVLQSVNNITTYKNNNEKIQITPSRNGGVEQEIFEMFKHYANTHKGTKYVYLATKDGGYLVYPEGVVEKNYDPTKRVWYKTALSGNGSIKRTAPYLSLEDKSVNISNVRSFADKDGNLLGVIGIDVEQSVISDMLNKMKIGKTGFFMLAHNTGIILADGNNPDNNFKRIEEVGIEGLDKILDKNLKTFNITIDGEKYVTNLYRVDGIDWVLASFMSENELIADAQNIFFKILIALIIVLIITIVFISVSVKRITTPIIKTSDYLQLLAEGDFSKEIDHKYLVRKDEIGAMMNSINNMKNSLKNLMNSIKSESIVIEGEVEYVMNHMYVLNDNLGEISATTEELAASMEEMAASSEEMTATSQEIEIAVQTMTKRSQEGAIAASEISERAKNTKENIHAAQKKIYEVFTNTKKELEEAIKNSKVVEQIHILSESIMQITEKTNLLALNAAIEAARAGEAGRGFSVVAEEIRKLAEQSKDTVLKIQDVTTKVINSVDNLSSSSNSLLTFMSTDVVDNYKVMLDLAEKYDGDAKFVDELVNEFSTTSEELLAFIKNVLVAIESVASAANEGAMGTTDIANRAVEVNGKSNEVVEQVLRSKKSVDKLKEEVAKFKV, encoded by the coding sequence ATGTTTAAAAGATTTAGAAGTATTAAAGCACAATTTTTAGCTATATCTATAATGATTATTTTAGTTTTGTTAATAGCTATTGGAGGAATTGTAAAATATCAAGTAAGTACAAAAGCTAGAAAAGATTATTTTGCTAATTCTAATGAACGTATGGAGACAGTAGCAAGAACAATTAAAATATTTTATGACCAAATAGATAATGATATAAATATGTTTGCAAAGCATCCATTGGTCCTTCAATCTGTTAATAATATTACTACATATAAAAATAATAACGAAAAAATTCAGATAACTCCTTCGAGAAATGGAGGAGTAGAACAAGAGATTTTTGAGATGTTTAAGCATTATGCTAATACCCATAAAGGGACAAAATATGTATATTTAGCAACTAAAGATGGTGGTTATTTAGTATATCCAGAAGGTGTTGTAGAAAAAAATTATGATCCAACAAAAAGAGTATGGTATAAAACTGCTTTAAGTGGAAATGGTTCTATAAAAAGAACAGCTCCATATTTGTCACTCGAGGACAAGTCTGTAAATATTAGCAATGTGAGGTCATTTGCGGATAAAGATGGAAATTTGCTTGGAGTAATAGGAATTGATGTTGAACAGTCAGTCATTAGTGATATGCTAAATAAAATGAAAATAGGTAAAACAGGATTTTTTATGCTGGCACATAATACAGGTATTATTTTAGCAGATGGGAATAATCCTGATAATAATTTTAAAAGAATAGAAGAAGTTGGGATAGAAGGATTAGATAAGATATTAGATAAGAATTTAAAGACTTTTAATATAACTATTGATGGAGAAAAATATGTTACAAATCTATATAGAGTGGATGGTATAGATTGGGTTTTAGCATCATTTATGTCAGAAAATGAATTAATAGCAGATGCTCAAAATATATTTTTTAAAATTTTAATTGCTTTAATAATTGTGTTAATTATAACAATTGTTTTCATTAGCGTTAGTGTAAAGAGGATTACTACTCCTATTATAAAAACTTCTGATTATTTACAATTACTTGCAGAGGGAGATTTTTCTAAGGAGATTGATCATAAGTATTTAGTTAGAAAAGATGAAATAGGAGCTATGATGAATAGTATTAATAATATGAAAAATTCATTGAAGAATTTGATGAATAGTATTAAAAGTGAATCAATAGTTATAGAAGGCGAAGTAGAATATGTTATGAATCATATGTATGTGTTAAATGATAATTTAGGAGAGATCTCGGCAACAACAGAAGAACTTGCAGCGAGTATGGAAGAGATGGCTGCTTCATCAGAAGAAATGACAGCAACATCTCAAGAAATTGAAATAGCAGTTCAAACTATGACAAAGAGATCTCAAGAAGGTGCAATTGCTGCTAGTGAAATAAGTGAGAGGGCAAAAAATACTAAAGAAAATATTCATGCTGCTCAAAAGAAAATATATGAAGTGTTTACTAATACAAAAAAAGAACTTGAAGAGGCAATAAAAAATTCAAAGGTAGTTGAACAAATTCATATCTTGTCCGAATCTATAATGCAGATAACAGAAAAAACGAACCTACTTGCATTAAATGCTGCTATTGAAGCGGCAAGAGCTGGAGAAGCAGGAAGAGGCTTTTCAGTTGTAGCCGAAGAAATAAGAAAGCTTGCAGAGCAATCAAAAGATACTGTGCTTAAAATTCAAGATGTAACAACTAAAGTTATAAATTCAGTAGATAATCTTTCGAGCAGTTCAAATAGTTTGCTTACTTTTATGTCTACAGATGTAGTGGATAATTATAAGGTTATGTTAGATTTAGCAGAAAAATATGATGGAGATGCAAAGTTTGTAGATGAGCTGGTAAATGAATTTAGTACTACTTCTGAAGAACTTTTAGCTTTTATAAAAAATGTTTTAGTTGCTATTGAGAGTGTTGCTTCAGCAGCTAACGAAGGTGCAATGGGAACTACAGATATAGCAAATAGAGCTGTTGAGGTAAATGGTAAGTCAAATGAAGTTGTGGAACAAGTTTTAAGATCAAAGAAAAGTGTGGATAAATTAAAAGAGGAAGTAGCTAAATTTAAGGTATAA
- a CDS encoding response regulator: protein MEKVNILQNIKVLYVEDEPITRNQVFRFLKKRVGKVILAENGEDGIRKFIEYEPDVIITDLVMPDMSGIEMMKKIRNDGNKCPFVITSALSDSQTILETVDLKIEKYLIKPIDVDALMNTLKDIVIEEVEYNKNILVVDHEFILTADKKSELELQIRNLYSKHLKSVTGKGAKLIQAFIKGKEIEILSKENLTVIEENLLRVGQNFKFIEIIRKTIYENTKLDIEKQISELMNRNVVVKSIEICPKEKYERIVLNIID, encoded by the coding sequence TTGGAAAAGGTAAATATATTACAAAATATAAAAGTGTTATATGTAGAAGATGAACCTATTACAAGAAATCAGGTTTTTAGATTTTTAAAAAAAAGAGTTGGAAAAGTGATATTAGCAGAAAATGGTGAAGATGGGATTCGTAAATTTATTGAGTATGAACCTGATGTTATCATAACTGATTTAGTAATGCCAGATATGAGTGGGATTGAAATGATGAAAAAAATCAGAAATGATGGCAATAAATGTCCATTTGTTATTACTTCAGCATTATCAGATTCTCAAACTATTTTAGAGACGGTTGATTTAAAAATAGAAAAATATTTAATAAAACCTATTGATGTAGATGCATTGATGAATACTTTAAAAGATATTGTCATTGAAGAAGTAGAATACAACAAAAATATATTAGTAGTAGATCATGAATTTATTTTAACAGCAGATAAAAAAAGTGAATTAGAGCTTCAAATTAGAAATTTGTATTCAAAGCATTTAAAAAGTGTAACTGGCAAAGGTGCAAAACTTATACAAGCATTTATAAAAGGAAAAGAAATAGAAATATTATCTAAGGAAAATTTAACTGTTATTGAAGAAAATTTATTGCGTGTTGGACAAAATTTTAAGTTTATAGAGATTATAAGAAAAACTATATATGAAAATACAAAATTAGACATTGAAAAGCAAATATCAGAATTAATGAATAGAAATGTAGTAGTAAAAAGCATAGAAATATGTCCAAAGGAAAAATATGAAAGAATTGTATTGAATATTATTGATTAA